The DNA segment CGCTGTACACACCTTGTATCTGACTACTATATAGTCACTGTTTAGTCATAATAGACATTTTTTAGCACTCTCTAGATTTCGCTCTTAGGTGTGTCTCTCATCTAAAGGTTGGTGGATAAAGTAACCAGAGCTTGCAGtacagtaatgtcacctgtgttgttATGACCAAGGTTGTCGTAGGAAATGTACAAATGTTGTATTTTgtatggttctggttctgtatttgtgTACTGAGCTTTGCAGTGCAGTTGACAGTTTTGCAACTAATATGACTAAAGGGGCTGTGCCAGTTTCAAAAGTGCCCAAAAATCAGGCTTATTTTTTGATGTAatctaaaccaactaatagaGGGTGCAAATTTACACTAATAAGACTTATACTacaacatatttatcatccagattCATACATCGCGAGGCTGGATGATACCCGGTGCAGTATAAATCAGTCTGTCTCTGTTTACGCTGTCTAATGTTgaatgcttctgataaatctgccccaacgtgtcttgggttctgtagtattctttctatttacatgaaaggtgggccccaaaaaagattttctctggtgggcctaaggtaCTCCAATCCGACACTGAATGTAGATAATTGTAAGGTTctagatgggggagatttatcatcaattttctgaggtaaaacttttttttttttttttagtcgccCAAggaaactaatcagagctcagcttcaattttataaaccgctgtggggaaaagaaagctgagctctgatattGTACAATATggacaattatgttctaaacgggcAATTACATAGTAAAACTTGGTTTTATAATGTACATGTCAGGCTAGGTGTAATGGTAGATGGGCCCTGATACTACAAgaaccccccctcaccccccccccccccctcgccagTTGTCCTTGACAACCCTCGTGATAATTTTGCCTTCAATGAATAACATTTAGGATGGAGAGAGGAAACAACACTGTAGCCAGATATCCTAGTCATAAAAATCTCCCccttaatcctcatagactgtaagctcttgtgtcaccccctcatcctcatagactgtaagctcttgtgtcacctcctcatcctcatagactgtaagctcttgtgtcacctcctcatcctcatagactgtaagctcttgtgtcacctcctcatcctcatagactgtaagctcttgtcacctcctcatagactgtaagctcttgtgtcacctcctcatagactgtaagctcttgtgtcaccccctcatcctcatagactgtaagctcttgtgtcaccccctcatcctcatagactgtaagctcttgtgtcacccctcatcctcatagactgtaagctcttgtgtcaccccctcatcctcatagactgtaagctcttgtgtcaccccctcatcctcatagactgtaagctcttgtgtcaccccctcatcctcatagactgtaagctcttgtgtcacctcctcatcctcatagactgtaagctcttgtgtcacctcctcatcctcatagactgtaagctcttgtgtcacctcctcatcctcatagactgtaagctcttgtgtcacctcctcatcctcatagactgtaagctcttgtcacctcctcatagactgtaagctcttgtcacctcctcatagactgtaagctcttgtgtcacctcctcatagactgtaagctcttgtgtcaccccctcctcctcatagactgtaagctcttgtgtcaccccctcatcctcatagactgtaagctcttgtgtcacccctcatcctcacagactgtaagctcttgtgtcaccccctcatcctcatagactgtaagctcttgtgtcacccctcatcctcatagactgtaagctcttgtgtcaccccctcatcctcatagactgtaagctcttgtgtcacccctcatcctcatagactgtaagctcttgtgtcaccccctcatcctcatagactgtaagctcttgtgtcaccccctcgtcctcatagactgtaagctcttgtgtcaccccctcgtcctcatagactgtaagctcttgtgtcaccccctcgtcctcatagactgtaagctcttgtgtcaccccctcctcctcatagactgtaagctcttgtgtcaccccctcctcctcatagactgtaagctcctgtgtcacccccccccccccctcatccttatagactgtaagctcttgtgatcagggctctcactccgattattccatatgactgtttgttctgtgtaatgtaatattatatttgtatttgtcccctatgatgtgTAAAGCTGCTgagtttgatggtgctatatgaataaagattaccATAAAAGAAAGGGCACTTAATAACAAAAATGCAAACTATAGAAAGGCGAGAACCAGATGGCGATGCAGTACAGAATTGGGAAGCAAGGGATGTCAGGAAACCTACTACAGGTCAGGCAAATAAAATCCAGATCTGACAGTATAAATGAACTTGTGTCGGTTAACACAATCACTGGCAGAGAAATCCAGCCCAAAAGAAAAGCTTTGTACCTGGCTAATGAGATAACCGAGAGGCCGCTGAGAAAACAACTCAAAATTTTCAACCTTTTCTACCTGTCAGACCTGCACTGCAAAATGCAAATGTGATAATACTGTTAgaagaatatatttatatataatactcTATACTTGCATAAGAAGCGTTGTtctgtatgtaattttttttcttttttttttttaagggaggaAGAGTAGAGATTGAAGCTATTGCTGTCCTTGGACCCATCACTGAAGTTTCCAGTTCCCTATGAAGATCAGTGACATAGAATTGTCTTTTCCTTAGTATTTCATAGAATTTCACACAAATTCTACAGTGATTGTACAATGGACGTTCCTCATGTTCAGTGCAGTGCTGCCTCCCGGATATCGCATGTGGCCTCAGACCTGAGGATTATGGGGATGCTCAAATTAACGAAAATTATCCCATAACAAATGGAGCCTTAGAATGTGCAATGTCTTCTGCTCTCTGCCAGTGTTGGTTAATGGGGCCACAACACTGATGACACTATGACAGTCCAGCGGTCCCCTGCTTGGGGCGTCATTTTCTTCGGTCTTCGCATGTGATATAGGAATTTGTGACTTGAATAAATGTTACTTTTCTTTGGATTTATGTGatgttttaattttgttttatttgcaTGACACTTCTTATACACATTATTATAGGTTAAAGTTCAGTGGGGGAGGTACAAACACTGTCCTCGGTGGCACAAACCACATAAGTTTTGCCTTGACTTGTTaaggggcatctaccaccaggatgacagcCTGACTGTATgcaaagcctggagcccctcaggctcatttgcatacagtccttcatcctggtggtagatgccctttaaattatTTGCAGAAGTCTTTACTTATATTATCATATTTTATTGTCTCTTTTAAAAGACCAGAAATTGAGGCCTGAATAATCTGGGACATATCCTGAATGCTATTCAGCAGCATGCCCTGCATAACCCTGCAGAGATGAGGCTACCCTAATGAGCTGAATGTGCAACGTCCACCCACCTTGGGACCGCGGTGGGGGCAGCTGAGTTCCCTCAGTCCTGAGTGGCAGGCTTGAGGTGTGGCCTAGAGCTATCAGAGGTGGCTTGGACCAATAGAACAGGCCTCATCCTCGCCCGTCAGCAGGGGGAGGCTGCAGTAGTATTGTTAGGGGATTCCCCCTGGGCAGATGGTAAAGGGGAAGCCTGTGGTGTTAGTGGCAGAAGCCAGGGATTACACATGGAAACAGAAATCTAAAACTCAGCCACTTTAATGGCACCCAGTACAAAGCAGcaggtaacagcctgtaaatgtCCCTCGTCAGGAGAACCGTAGAGGATGAGGTTATTTAGAATGGATTCTTATTTTTGTGTCCTGAATGAATGTAGGATATAAGAATCCATTCTAAATAACCTCATCCCCTACGGTTCTCCTGACGAGCCCCACCATCAGGGGTGAAACGCGTAGAGGTGGAGAGATGAGAAGTTAGGGCATAAGTGATTGTAGCACAAAGGACTGTTCCACGAGCAGGGAATAATTTCCGTTATTGCCTTACTGGGTACAAATTGAATATAAGGCAACGAGTATATCTTGAATACGCTACATACCTACCTGCTTAATGGCCACTGAGAAAACTTGCATCTGCTAACAATTTATGCAGAGTGCACTCTCTGAGCCAAAACAGTCCTCTTTTATTATCAGATGTAACAGTGTGTCACGTTGTCATCATCTTTATCTTAGTACACACTGATGCACACATTGGAGAGTTTTTTAACAtgtgtttattaaaagttatattttattttccccAATTATACCCGTGACTCCTTCTCTAGAAATTGTATTTTTGGGACATACCCAATTCAGCTCCTCAGTGACTTCCACTGTGATGTTTTGTAAGAGAGCCATGGCTGGTACTTTGCTCTATGCCACAGTCGGCCTGTTCATGCATTTTAAATCGTGACTGAGTTCATAGTCCAAGCGCTAAATAGTCGCCAAAAAAATAGGGGGAGAAGACACATCTCCAGCTGCTCCTATTTAACAAAAACTTCCCTTTAGAAACATGCGAATGAGGGTGAAGGCTTCGGGGGCGTTAGCTGAGCACCTCAGGGCCCCGGAATTACATTTTGCTGGTCCCAGGGGAGACGCAGCTGAAGGGGGATAAGATGAGAGAAGACGCTGGACAGTGGAAGTGCAGGGCATTGTTACTACTGTGGAGCCTGAACCATAAGGTGCACTACTAACACctcccccaaagcacttcagcctaatttgcatattttctaaaCTTCACTTTTGGCAAGGAAGGAGCATCTAGAAAATAATAACGTATGGGCAGAGTCCTactgattatagtagttatttcagGGCGGAAAATCGTGGCGAGAGGTGGATAATCCGGAAATAATCCTTTAACCAATTTGTCTTATTAAAATCAGTTATTTTCTAGTCAGAAAATCTGAAGTTTACTGTTCAATATAATGTTGTATTCTCCTATACAGTGACAAATAACACACAACTGAGGAAggcaaacttttactttttttattacaaAACCATCCGATTAATCCCATGGCAGACGATTTCCTTGCTTCATGGTGAGTGACCAGTACATGTCCTTATACATCTTCATTCTATGAGAagacattacagctgcatacgATGCATGATGGTGGCCCAGGGTGACCTGAGCTCAGGGCGTCCATCATTCAGGTCCCATCTCTGGTTGCATGAAGGTAAAACCACCTTTGCTCTGTCTCCTTGTGTTAGTAAATGCCATAGGTCAGCTCATCAGAGTCCCGGTATCTGTCCAAATATCTTAAAGGCTGAAGATGAGGAAATTTCTTTTGTGGTGGATGATAAACTGGGGGGAACTGGTGTTCAAAGATGGGTTCCTTCATATCTAGGAGAAGAGAAAATTCTGCAATTTTTCTAAGACAGCAACTAATCACCCAACCACAGGGCTTGTGCGTGGCCCTCACCATTCATGAGAATCAGTTCCTTTTTTACTTTAATGCACAGGGCGCCTCTATAGACCCCAATCATAACATCAGAAAAAGTGCCTCTGAGCCCCCTCTTTGATCATGCTGTGGTCTCTCATGACTATGTTTTCCCCAGTCCTGGCCTTCTGATCAACCTTTGGAAACAGACCCCAATGCTGGCCACATCCTACAGTGCAGTACTCAGGAGTCTTTGCATCATAAagagatatgatgcaaggagtctcttCTGGCAGAACCACAGCACCGACACCAGTCAGCATATGGAGTATTTTTGTATGATGCAAAGACGCCCGTCCTGTGCAAAGTGTTCAGTCTGTGGGATCAAACCAGCACACGGGTCCATTACCAAGGGTAGAACATGTTAATCTGCAGGTGGCCTTAAAGTAGGAGTTTGGCCATTTTGGGAAAACAAAGATCAGACTCTACGGTGGCGCAGGGCAGAAGTGTGACTTTATATGTGCACTCACTCAGGACATTGTGGAAGACACTGGTGACACTGTCATCCCAAGCGCATTGGAAGAAAGCCAGGCCGGCCGGGGTGATCCTGTCCTCGTACTTTCTGTAGAAATCCAACGTCTTAAATGTCCTTAATTTTAGGCTGTGGCTGTAAGAGATGAACAACTATCAGTGCATcagataaaatacataaaagttcCCAAAAACAAAACTAAAGATTTTACCAGGGGTTGGGGCGCAGCTCGTCCTTGAAATCAATGCGTCCCTCTTGCTTGAATAGGATGTATATGTATCGATGGTATCCTGTGCCTttagcagggaatgctgggaagtAGTGACACACCTCGTCTCCGGATAATACCTGATTACCGGGGATGTTACCTCTAGAGGAGATCAGAACACAAGGAGAGAGTAGAAGCAACTGTGCACAATGCCAGGACAACATACAAGGGGGAGGCGGATACTCACACCAGCCAGTGCACATATTCAGAGTCTGTCTCCCTCAAGTGGCCATCTACATGTATAACAGGGGAATGAATTAGAGAAATGTCATCATTCCCattaaagtctttaaaaaaaaatcaaaatcctAAAAGTATATATGACAGTACCACAAACCTGGATTTGTCAGTAGTAGGGTCCACAGGGAACCTTCTTCTGCCTCAAATGAGACcatgggggcagctgcagcctacaACAGAGAAACCACAGGTCAGCTCCTTCTCCATGATAGGAGTCTGGTACTAGAGAACGAGATTTAAGCTGACCTCCGTAGGAGTAACAACGTTCCCATAGTAAACAGGCATCACCGCATCCTCTCCTGTGTTGTAATGGATTCTTAACGGCACCCTGGGAACAAACATGGCTTCTCCGAAAAGATCTTTGAACACCCCATAGTGCTCCGCTACTCTCTGTATGTGATTGGGGCCCCATGTCACTTCCCATTCTGATCGGACTTCATCCAAAGGAATTAGCACTAGGAAGAGACAATACACTATATGTCACCGTcatggagagacacacacacacagctatacatgctAATAGCAGAGCATTCAAAAGGGTACAGGAAAAAAGAAGATTCATCTAGATGGTTTCATACACAACCCAAATAAGTTTCTATCCACCTGTGCAGCCGCCCTATTACACTTGAATAGTTATGTTAGGGAGCTCTACAATGGGGTGGCCAGGAGCCCCTTGATAAGCCTTGACGCCACCAATCATAGAGGGATGGTCTGTACAAGTCGTGCTCATTTGGTATAATCCTTTAATGGGGTCAAACATTTTGGGTGAAAATGAAAATCAAACAGCACAAGAATGACCTAGCCCTAGGACAAAGAAAAGGCAAAAGGGAAAACACCAAACCGGATGTCATACATGTGCGGTGCCGCGCAGCTTTTTCTAGCTCAGGATTTTTATGATTTGCTTTCAGCACTTCCTTCTGGGCTTTAAGTCTCTGGGACACAGAAGAGGAAAAATAGGGGAAGCCGATGTCCACCTTCTGCACGTCTTCATCTACAAGAGGAAGAAAAACTGGAATATTAACTGGATGTGAATACCCCTGGCGCTCCGACAATCATGTTACACAAGGGTGTACAGGGGAAAGTCTAGATCCAACAGACCCGAAAACTGACATCTGTCCATAAGGATTGGACCGGGGGCTGAAATAATGACTCTAATTTATTACCAATGTTTATTTATAGAGacccattaattccatggtcctGTACATTCAGTGGGTGCTTCACATACATGACATGGAGATgccaacctaccatcaggaatagaATGGTATCTACCGCAGGGTATCTACTAATCCCGACACTGCCTTTTAGTTAGTTATGGTAAAAGTTTAGGAAGTGAAAGGATTAGTAGATAGAAAGGTACCCCTGTGTATTCCGaatggtaggattcctttaaaGGAGCAGAGCAGTGGGGTCACTGCATGATGTATCCTAAAAACATGGGTGGTCACTTGTAGTCCATACAGTATAAAGATCCGCTACAGCTTACCCCTCTCCTCAATAGATGGATCACATGGAGGGGACGCCGGCACTATGCGGGGATGGCTGCTGACTCCAGAATATCCATCTGCTTACCAAAAGAAAGACAAAATCATCCAGCACAGAGTTAATAATTTTCAAAGCTTTATTCTCTAATAATTTCAAATGCCAATACAGCACATATAGCGACACAAGCTGTATTCACATGTTTCATGCTGGAGAAAGAAAAGCTTTGAAAACTTAACACATTTCTGGAAAATTTCTGTCTTCTTCGGTACACAGATGGGTGTTTAGGTTATGGTTTTtaaggtttggaaggtgggggacattCTGACACATTTTGTGGAATAATGTGGCTTAATATGGTTAGTATTTTATACtgaatttgctgtgcaatggAGAACCAGTGGAGACTCTGGCAGAGAGAAGATGCAGAGGAGAAATGAGGAGACAcatggattagccgggcagcagagtttaggatagaTTGGAAATGTTagggagttagctgggagaccgccgagaagaatgttgcagtagtccgagccggagatgatgagggcatggactagtagtttagtagaCACTGGCTTGAGGAAGGGTCGAAtgcgagagatgttcttgagaagcaggcggcaggttgtagtaagggcctggatgtgaggcttaaagaataaagcagagtaaAAGGTGGCTCCAAGGTAGCGGACTTTGGGGACCGGGGAAGAGTgcggagccatgaattgtgacggTTAGGTcaggtgggagggatgtgttaggtggaggaaagatt comes from the Engystomops pustulosus chromosome 5, aEngPut4.maternal, whole genome shotgun sequence genome and includes:
- the MRPL38 gene encoding large ribosomal subunit protein mL38, producing the protein MAAPLARVSVWPVTGRTLSTAAALCRRAAPLGPLPNDQFRDKDLDSLKKYRSFNRYYRQADKESKKTGNWWRSYRQFLYPTKDEDVQKVDIGFPYFSSSVSQRLKAQKEVLKANHKNPELEKAARHRTLLIPLDEVRSEWEVTWGPNHIQRVAEHYGVFKDLFGEAMFVPRVPLRIHYNTGEDAVMPVYYGNVVTPTEAAAAPMVSFEAEEGSLWTLLLTNPDGHLRETDSEYVHWLVGNIPGNQVLSGDEVCHYFPAFPAKGTGYHRYIYILFKQEGRIDFKDELRPNPCHSLKLRTFKTLDFYRKYEDRITPAGLAFFQCAWDDSVTSVFHNVLNMKEPIFEHQFPPVYHPPQKKFPHLQPLRYLDRYRDSDELTYGIY